One Megasphaera elsdenii DSM 20460 genomic window carries:
- a CDS encoding energy-coupling factor ABC transporter ATP-binding protein — MLEMKDVSFNYGNGVPVLEHINVKIGEGEFIGLGGRNGCGKTTVTRLLMGLEKPVSGEILYDGKVINNDDASVRSHFIGYVFQRPERQMFRPTVREEVAYGPQQLGMSRDEIRQAVDEALAATELTELSEAYPPNLNRGEKQRVAIASAIAMHTKYIVLDEPTSGQDSEDKDQLMALLTDLNKKGMTILIISHDMDIFAEYCQRVLVIGNHTKAFDGTPQELFTQRDDLYDLGLSRPDAVTLSLAIPDFPYCKSMKEFTAAMLERMGGTRK, encoded by the coding sequence ATGCTGGAAATGAAAGATGTCAGTTTCAACTACGGCAACGGCGTACCCGTATTGGAACACATAAATGTAAAAATCGGTGAGGGCGAATTTATCGGCCTCGGCGGCCGCAACGGCTGCGGCAAGACGACGGTGACGCGCCTGCTCATGGGATTGGAAAAGCCCGTATCCGGGGAGATTCTCTATGACGGAAAGGTCATCAACAACGACGATGCGTCGGTACGCAGCCATTTCATAGGCTACGTCTTCCAGCGGCCAGAACGGCAGATGTTCCGGCCGACGGTCCGCGAAGAAGTGGCCTACGGGCCGCAGCAGCTGGGCATGAGCCGCGATGAAATCCGCCAGGCCGTCGACGAAGCCTTAGCTGCGACGGAACTGACGGAACTTTCGGAAGCTTATCCGCCTAACTTGAACCGCGGGGAAAAGCAGCGCGTCGCCATCGCTTCGGCCATCGCCATGCATACGAAATACATCGTCCTCGACGAACCGACGAGCGGCCAGGATAGTGAAGACAAGGACCAGCTCATGGCCTTGCTGACGGACCTCAATAAAAAGGGGATGACTATCCTCATCATCAGCCATGATATGGATATCTTCGCCGAATACTGCCAGCGCGTCCTGGTCATCGGCAATCATACGAAAGCCTTTGATGGGACGCCGCAGGAATTGTTCACGCAGCGCGACGATTTATATGACCTGGGATTGAGTCGGCCCGACGCCGTTACCTTGTCCCTGGCAATCCCGGATTTTCCTTACTGTAAGTCGATGAAAGAATTCACAGCAGCCATGCTGGAACGGATGGGAGGTACCCGCAAATGA
- a CDS encoding MetQ/NlpA family ABC transporter substrate-binding protein, translating into MKNLKKLSILAASALLAIAVLAAGCGSDSASSGSSSKNTTVTVGATPVPHGEILNEVKPLLAKEGVDLKVVEFTDYVKPNLALNDKEIDANFFQHSPYLDKFNSEHGTKLKAIAKIHVEPMGIYSHKVKDLKDVADGAKVAIPNDPTNGGRALLILQSAGLIGLKDGGNITSTVQDVEKNDKHLQFVELEAAQIPRSIDDVDIALINTNFAMEAGLNPLKDALFLEPKDSPYANVLVIREGDENRPEIQKLVKALQSPEIKKFIEDKYQGAILPSF; encoded by the coding sequence ATGAAAAATCTCAAGAAACTTTCCATTCTCGCCGCTTCAGCCCTGCTGGCCATCGCCGTCCTGGCTGCCGGCTGCGGCAGTGATTCCGCTTCCAGCGGCTCGTCTTCCAAGAACACGACAGTCACCGTCGGCGCCACGCCCGTACCGCACGGTGAAATCCTGAATGAAGTCAAACCGCTCCTGGCCAAAGAAGGGGTCGACCTGAAAGTCGTCGAATTCACGGACTATGTCAAACCGAACCTGGCCCTGAACGATAAGGAAATCGACGCCAACTTCTTCCAGCATTCACCGTACCTCGACAAATTCAATAGCGAACACGGCACAAAATTGAAAGCCATCGCTAAGATCCACGTCGAACCAATGGGCATTTATTCCCATAAAGTCAAGGACTTGAAAGACGTCGCTGACGGCGCCAAAGTCGCCATCCCCAATGACCCGACCAACGGCGGCCGCGCCCTCCTCATCTTGCAGAGTGCCGGCCTCATCGGCTTGAAAGATGGCGGTAACATCACGTCGACCGTACAGGACGTCGAAAAGAACGATAAACACCTCCAGTTCGTCGAACTCGAAGCCGCTCAGATTCCCCGTTCCATCGATGACGTAGACATCGCCTTGATCAATACCAACTTTGCTATGGAAGCCGGTCTCAATCCGCTGAAAGACGCGCTCTTCCTGGAACCGAAGGATTCGCCGTATGCCAACGTCCTCGTCATCCGCGAAGGTGATGAAAACCGTCCGGAAATCCAGAAACTCGTCAAAGCCCTCCAGTCTCCGGAAATCAAGAAATTCATCGAAGACAAATACCAGGGTGCTATCCTGCCGAGCTTCTAA
- the metF gene encoding methylenetetrahydrofolate reductase [NAD(P)H] produces the protein MHTNELFAKKTVFSFEVFPPKKDIPIETVYPTLEELSKLHPDFISVTCGAGGTGGNRTVEVASRIKALGCETAAHMPCIYLTKEAALQDLKELKEAGIENILALRGDEVPGRERAHDFEHASDLVAFIKEQAPEFNVIGACYPEGHTEAKTLAADIRNLKTKVDAGASELISQLFFDNALFYRFLERCEIAGINVPIEAGIMPVTNKAQIERMVTMCGATLPIKFQRAIAKYGDTPESMRDIGIAYAVDQIADLLANGVDGIHVYTMNNPYIAKKIAEAVKTLL, from the coding sequence ATGCATACGAACGAGCTTTTTGCCAAAAAAACGGTCTTTTCTTTTGAAGTCTTTCCGCCGAAGAAGGATATTCCCATCGAAACGGTCTATCCGACGCTGGAAGAACTGAGCAAACTCCATCCGGACTTCATCAGCGTCACCTGCGGCGCCGGCGGTACCGGCGGCAACCGCACGGTCGAAGTCGCCAGCCGCATCAAAGCCCTGGGCTGCGAAACAGCCGCTCACATGCCCTGCATCTACCTGACGAAAGAAGCAGCCTTGCAGGACCTGAAAGAACTGAAAGAAGCCGGCATCGAAAACATCCTGGCCCTGCGTGGCGATGAAGTCCCGGGCCGCGAACGGGCGCACGACTTCGAACACGCCAGCGACCTTGTGGCCTTCATCAAAGAACAAGCGCCGGAATTCAACGTCATCGGCGCCTGCTACCCTGAAGGGCATACCGAAGCTAAGACCCTGGCCGCCGACATCCGCAACTTGAAGACCAAAGTCGACGCCGGCGCTAGCGAACTCATTTCCCAGCTCTTCTTCGACAACGCCCTTTTCTACCGCTTCCTCGAACGTTGTGAAATTGCCGGTATCAATGTTCCCATCGAAGCCGGCATCATGCCCGTCACTAACAAAGCTCAAATCGAACGCATGGTCACCATGTGCGGCGCCACGCTCCCCATCAAATTCCAGCGGGCCATTGCCAAATACGGTGACACTCCCGAATCCATGCGCGATATCGGCATCGCCTACGCCGTCGACCAGATTGCCGATCTCCTGGCTAACGGCGTAGACGGCATCCACGTCTACACCATGAATAACCCGTATATCGCAAAAAAAATCGCCGAAGCTGTCAAGACATTGTTGTAG
- a CDS encoding energy-coupling factor transporter transmembrane component T family protein, with protein sequence MKNLVPVTKLIGTFAFSFWALVMHTTLPLVILVVIELILLGLCGSLARNIKAVFSLAVFAVFLAVVQLLGGGSLESAYVTGLRMLAMTIVFIILLTTTRLQDLTAALVKQIKIPYEYAFMFTAALRFVPDFIAESKAVQEAQACRGLSTKGNVFKKVINYMSVVQPLMLKSLGRSETMALSLELRGFGSNEHSFMSNVRPKGRDYVGIVIMLALSCFVVYLRLQGLV encoded by the coding sequence ATGAAGAACCTGGTTCCTGTTACAAAATTGATTGGCACCTTTGCCTTTTCTTTCTGGGCCCTGGTCATGCATACGACCTTGCCCTTAGTGATTTTAGTCGTTATCGAACTCATTCTCTTAGGCTTATGCGGCAGCTTGGCGCGCAATATCAAGGCCGTCTTCAGCCTGGCCGTCTTTGCCGTTTTCCTGGCTGTCGTCCAGCTCCTGGGCGGCGGATCGTTAGAATCGGCTTATGTGACGGGCCTGCGCATGCTGGCCATGACGATTGTCTTCATCATCTTGTTGACGACGACGCGCCTGCAGGATTTGACGGCGGCCCTGGTAAAGCAGATCAAGATTCCTTATGAATATGCCTTCATGTTCACGGCGGCTTTGCGCTTCGTGCCGGATTTCATCGCTGAAAGCAAGGCCGTCCAGGAAGCTCAGGCCTGCCGGGGGTTGTCGACGAAGGGCAATGTCTTTAAGAAAGTCATCAATTATATGAGCGTCGTCCAGCCGCTGATGCTCAAATCGTTAGGCCGGTCGGAAACGATGGCCCTCAGCCTGGAACTGCGCGGCTTCGGCAGCAATGAACACAGCTTCATGAGCAATGTCCGTCCGAAAGGCCGGGATTATGTGGGCATCGTCATCATGCTGGCTTTGAGCTGCTTTGTCGTCTACTTGCGCTTGCAAGGTTTGGTTTAG
- a CDS encoding RNA-guided endonuclease InsQ/TnpB family protein, producing the protein MYLTQSNVIRNLSKEEYAMLREMCQYSNNLYNVALYNIRQYYFQEKKFLKYEENYHVCKENENYGLLQAGVSQQILKVADRSFKSFFNLIKKAKSGEYRFKDIKMPHYREKGGMFNLILSTNAINVKDGFLTIPMSRGFSKRHGRKPIKIPFPARLKEKTIKEVRICPIYNGRYFKIQYYYLQEKEPQDVSPDNVLAIDIGLENLATCVTNTGTAFIMDGRKLKSINQYWNKQKAYYQGIADKQGQKKTHRLYALARKRNNRTQDYLRKVARYIINYCIEHRIGTIVCGYNGDFKRSIDLGRITNQQFTQISFGNLRETLEGLCERYGMRYIEQEESYTSQASCLDLDDIPVYNPEQPYTGTFSGKRIHRGLYQFADGRMANADVNGAYNILRKSKQNFDFEGLCKGLLDSPLRIRIS; encoded by the coding sequence GTGTATCTTACTCAATCAAATGTCATCAGAAATCTTTCCAAAGAAGAATATGCCATGCTGCGGGAGATGTGCCAATACAGCAACAACCTCTACAACGTGGCTCTCTACAACATCAGGCAATACTATTTCCAAGAGAAGAAGTTCTTGAAATACGAAGAAAATTACCATGTCTGCAAGGAAAACGAAAACTACGGTCTGTTGCAGGCTGGCGTGTCTCAGCAGATATTGAAGGTGGCTGACCGCAGTTTCAAGTCATTCTTCAATCTCATAAAAAAGGCAAAATCAGGAGAATATCGCTTCAAGGACATCAAAATGCCTCACTATCGGGAAAAAGGCGGCATGTTCAACCTGATTCTCTCCACGAACGCCATAAACGTAAAAGATGGATTCTTGACGATCCCCATGAGTCGGGGATTTTCTAAACGGCATGGCCGTAAGCCAATCAAAATCCCTTTCCCTGCAAGACTGAAAGAGAAAACCATCAAGGAAGTCCGTATCTGTCCCATATATAATGGCAGATACTTCAAAATCCAGTATTACTATCTTCAGGAGAAAGAACCTCAAGACGTTTCACCGGACAATGTCCTTGCTATCGACATCGGTCTTGAAAATCTGGCAACTTGCGTGACCAACACCGGGACGGCGTTCATCATGGACGGGCGTAAACTTAAATCAATCAACCAGTATTGGAACAAGCAGAAAGCCTACTATCAGGGGATTGCCGACAAACAAGGACAGAAGAAAACGCACAGGCTCTATGCCTTAGCAAGAAAACGTAATAATCGGACACAGGACTACCTCCGCAAGGTTGCCCGCTATATCATCAACTACTGTATCGAACACCGTATCGGAACCATCGTCTGTGGTTATAACGGTGACTTTAAACGTAGTATCGACCTGGGTAGGATAACCAACCAGCAGTTTACGCAAATCAGTTTCGGTAATCTGCGTGAAACACTGGAAGGACTTTGCGAGCGTTACGGTATGCGATATATCGAACAGGAAGAATCTTACACTTCTCAAGCAAGTTGCTTGGATTTAGACGATATTCCTGTCTATAATCCTGAACAGCCGTATACTGGCACGTTCAGTGGGAAGCGTATCCACCGTGGCTTGTACCAGTTCGCCGATGGCAGGATGGCCAACGCGGATGTGAATGGAGCATACAACATACTCCGTAAAAGTAAGCAGAACTTCGATTTCGAGGGACTGTGTAAGGGGCTTTTGGACAGCCCTTTGAGAATAAGGATATCCTGA
- a CDS encoding GDSL-type esterase/lipase family protein: MKLLCLGDSLTYGFAVQPDQSWTALVSAKSLIHIDNEGQCGDTTTGMVYRLHQFDLSRYDAFFVMGGSNDILLDGDLENICRNIRNIVTTFKAQGKPVYLGIPPLTTMESAMYGWQNARDVEKHNDQLRQYRQWLLSYGKETGCHIIDFYEALFNAKRRTGRNLYADGVHPNAEGYAVLAREVLKVMGG, encoded by the coding sequence GTGAAACTCCTATGCTTGGGCGATAGTCTGACGTATGGTTTTGCCGTCCAGCCTGACCAAAGCTGGACGGCCCTGGTCTCGGCTAAAAGTCTGATTCATATCGACAACGAAGGTCAATGCGGCGATACGACGACGGGCATGGTCTATCGCCTCCATCAGTTCGACCTCAGCCGGTATGACGCCTTCTTCGTCATGGGCGGATCCAACGACATTCTCCTCGACGGGGACTTGGAGAATATCTGCCGGAATATACGGAATATCGTCACGACGTTCAAGGCCCAGGGAAAACCAGTATATCTGGGCATCCCGCCGCTGACTACGATGGAGAGTGCCATGTACGGTTGGCAGAACGCCAGAGACGTAGAAAAACACAATGACCAACTGCGTCAGTATCGGCAATGGCTCCTTTCGTATGGCAAAGAAACGGGCTGTCATATCATCGACTTCTATGAAGCCCTGTTCAATGCCAAACGGCGGACTGGCCGTAACCTCTACGCCGACGGCGTCCATCCCAATGCCGAAGGCTACGCCGTCTTGGCCCGGGAAGTACTGAAAGTGATGGGGGGTTAG
- a CDS encoding tryptophan transporter, which yields MKTVADISKLEFHHRQGGQFRWITITTLMLAIGTILHLVSPSVGGVTPNWTIATYCVAICLTKPSYKQALGIGLVAALVNVLTSKSGFPYGNLISEPLGALTCTFIVKNLAFIKFKGHSCLPVLTGFAATCMSGGAFVTILKFVMNLPTVVYVTAMLPLVVVIGALNAVVTPLMYFPALRLFVSRGILDSLEEQEVTSDHSMYDLKPTQDGLISMEHLSYIYNKQKTPVLDDVTMTVNKGDFLVITGESGSGKSSLCMAMTGAIPHYFGGVMKGMVYVDGQATTQTTISQLATRVGAMLDDYDSQLVAMTVEEEIAFSLENQGVAPDKIGQAITEALEKVNMTPYRHRQVTKLSGGQRQRLVIADVLATNPDILVFDEPTSALDPEGTHEFYELIHDLNVKYGHTIVVIEHTLEAALPYANRLVLIDHGHILSDADVETTLRYMYDHNICTSAIPKIFACQMDLEKAGCHFDAPWLSTDVAVAAVQKAVQP from the coding sequence ATGAAAACTGTGGCAGATATTTCCAAATTAGAATTCCATCATCGCCAAGGCGGCCAGTTCCGCTGGATTACCATTACGACGCTCATGTTGGCCATCGGTACGATTTTACACCTCGTCTCGCCGAGCGTCGGTGGCGTTACACCGAACTGGACCATCGCCACTTATTGCGTTGCCATTTGTCTGACCAAGCCGAGCTACAAGCAGGCGCTGGGCATCGGCTTAGTCGCCGCTTTAGTCAACGTCCTGACCTCGAAGTCGGGCTTCCCTTACGGCAACCTCATCAGTGAACCCCTCGGCGCCCTGACTTGTACGTTCATCGTCAAGAACCTGGCCTTCATCAAGTTCAAAGGCCATTCGTGCCTGCCCGTCCTGACCGGTTTTGCAGCGACCTGCATGAGCGGCGGCGCTTTCGTCACGATACTGAAGTTCGTCATGAATTTGCCGACGGTCGTCTATGTTACGGCCATGCTGCCCCTGGTCGTCGTCATCGGTGCCTTGAATGCCGTTGTCACACCGCTCATGTATTTCCCGGCCCTGCGCCTCTTCGTTTCCCGGGGCATCCTCGATTCCCTGGAAGAACAGGAAGTCACGTCGGACCACAGCATGTATGATTTGAAGCCGACCCAGGATGGCCTCATTTCCATGGAACATTTGTCGTACATCTATAATAAGCAGAAGACACCCGTCCTGGATGATGTCACCATGACCGTAAATAAAGGTGACTTCCTGGTCATTACCGGTGAAAGCGGCAGCGGCAAGAGCTCCCTGTGCATGGCCATGACCGGTGCCATCCCGCATTATTTCGGCGGCGTCATGAAAGGGATGGTCTATGTCGACGGCCAGGCGACGACACAGACGACCATTTCCCAGTTGGCGACCCGCGTCGGCGCCATGCTCGATGACTACGACAGCCAGCTTGTTGCCATGACCGTCGAAGAAGAAATCGCCTTCAGCCTGGAAAACCAAGGCGTTGCACCGGATAAAATAGGCCAGGCCATTACGGAAGCCCTGGAAAAGGTCAACATGACGCCGTACCGCCACCGCCAGGTCACCAAACTGTCCGGCGGTCAGCGCCAGCGTCTGGTCATCGCCGACGTCCTGGCGACTAATCCGGATATCCTCGTCTTCGACGAACCGACGTCGGCCCTGGACCCGGAAGGAACCCATGAATTCTATGAATTGATTCACGATTTGAACGTCAAATACGGCCATACCATCGTCGTCATCGAACATACGCTGGAAGCGGCCCTGCCCTATGCCAACCGGCTGGTCCTCATCGACCACGGCCACATCCTCAGCGATGCCGATGTGGAAACGACGCTGCGCTATATGTATGACCATAATATTTGTACCAGTGCCATCCCGAAAATCTTCGCCTGCCAGATGGACCTGGAAAAAGCCGGCTGCCATTTCGATGCCCCGTGGCTGTCGACGGACGTTGCCGTAGCGGCTGTCCAGAAAGCCGTCCAGCCGTGA
- a CDS encoding MetQ/NlpA family ABC transporter substrate-binding protein, producing the protein MIQWKKKFLPLALLAVLAVGLAGCGGQGDNGQSAGSSDKEIKIGATAGPHAEVVEAVAKEAEKQGIHIKVVEFSDYITPDKALADGDIDLVSYQHKPFLDNFNKQNGTDLVPIGNTILMRMGIYSDKYKSVDALPDGAVIAIPNDPTNGGRGLALLQRAGLLKLKEGVGFKATPADVVDNPKHFQFKEIEAAQLPRSLGDVDAAVITMNYVMSAGLNVKEQGIFLEPKDEPLAVMVLAVRAQDKDNPTYKKIAEIFHSDGVKKFIADKYNGTIEPAE; encoded by the coding sequence ATGATTCAATGGAAAAAGAAATTTTTACCGCTTGCCTTATTAGCCGTATTGGCTGTCGGCCTTGCCGGTTGCGGCGGTCAGGGGGATAATGGCCAGAGTGCCGGCAGCAGCGACAAGGAAATCAAGATCGGAGCCACAGCGGGTCCTCATGCTGAAGTCGTCGAAGCCGTGGCTAAGGAAGCAGAAAAACAGGGGATTCACATCAAAGTCGTCGAATTTTCCGACTACATTACGCCGGACAAGGCCCTGGCTGATGGAGATATTGACTTGGTCAGCTACCAGCATAAGCCATTCCTGGATAATTTCAATAAGCAGAATGGTACGGATTTAGTACCTATTGGCAACACGATCCTCATGCGCATGGGGATTTACAGCGATAAATATAAGAGTGTCGACGCTTTGCCCGACGGAGCTGTCATTGCTATCCCCAATGACCCGACTAACGGCGGCCGCGGCTTGGCGCTCCTTCAGCGCGCAGGGCTGCTGAAACTTAAAGAGGGCGTAGGATTCAAGGCTACGCCGGCTGATGTCGTCGATAATCCCAAGCATTTCCAGTTCAAAGAAATCGAAGCGGCCCAGCTGCCGCGCAGCCTCGGTGACGTCGATGCGGCTGTCATTACTATGAACTACGTCATGAGCGCCGGCCTTAACGTCAAGGAACAGGGCATCTTCTTGGAACCGAAAGACGAACCGCTGGCCGTCATGGTCCTGGCTGTCCGAGCTCAAGATAAGGATAATCCGACATACAAGAAGATTGCTGAAATCTTCCATTCCGATGGCGTCAAGAAATTCATTGCCGACAAGTACAACGGTACGATTGAACCGGCTGAATAA
- the speC gene encoding ornithine decarboxylase: protein MKHLKIAYSFDVQYYFVDSDREIVPIEQTDFTDVAVAVISDQDFAYIDKIDETGFGIPIMVIMPGGEKMPDQYIDKVDVVFTEEMVNKSRCISTAERLASRYEHAVLPPFFADLVDYVSEKNTPFDCPGHQDGLFFKKHPAGRYLYDFYGPHIFQSDICNADVTLGDLLIHEGPALEAQDFAAQVFHADKTYFVLNGSSSSNKVVTNALLTPGDLVLYDRNNHKSVALGALIQAGATPVYLETARNPYGFIGGIDAHCFDETYLRQLAAERDPEKAKAQRPFRLAVIQLGTYDGTLYNARYVVDRIGHLCDYILFDSAWVGYEQFIPMLKDCSPLLLDLHEDDPGIMVVQSVHKQQAGFSQASQIHKKDNHIHNQSRYCNHKTFNNAFMANASTSPFYPMFATIAVNAKIHAGAAGRKMWMDCVKMGIEARKDILRRCHYIRPFVAPTVHGKPWQDGNTDDMANDLAYFTFEPDAKWHAFEGYGPGQYLVDPCKLLLTTPGINAESGQYEDFGIHANILATYLRGNGVIPEKCDLNSILFLLTPAENKNKMRLLVSQLVRFERFVDHDVPMQEVLLGVYNSHPDRYAGYTIRQLCQEMHDFYKVRNVKDLQKKLFRRQYFPEYAMNAQEAQYAFIRGQGELVPLDEIEGRIALEGALPYPPGVLCVVPGERWSHTAVQYFKALEEGLNELPGFASEIQGVYLEKEDDGRIHAYGYVLKE, encoded by the coding sequence ATGAAACATTTGAAGATAGCTTACAGCTTTGATGTACAGTATTATTTCGTTGACAGCGACCGGGAAATCGTTCCTATTGAGCAGACGGATTTCACCGATGTGGCCGTAGCGGTTATTTCGGACCAGGATTTTGCCTACATCGACAAGATCGATGAAACGGGATTCGGAATTCCCATCATGGTCATCATGCCGGGCGGCGAGAAGATGCCGGACCAATATATTGATAAAGTCGATGTCGTCTTTACGGAAGAAATGGTCAATAAGAGCCGCTGCATTTCGACAGCCGAACGGTTGGCCAGCCGTTATGAACATGCTGTGCTGCCGCCGTTTTTTGCCGACCTCGTCGATTATGTCAGTGAAAAGAATACGCCTTTTGACTGCCCGGGCCACCAAGATGGCCTGTTTTTCAAGAAGCATCCGGCAGGACGCTATCTTTATGATTTTTATGGACCTCATATTTTTCAATCCGATATCTGCAATGCCGATGTAACCCTTGGTGATTTGCTCATTCACGAAGGGCCGGCCTTGGAAGCCCAGGATTTTGCAGCCCAAGTCTTCCATGCAGACAAGACTTATTTCGTCCTCAATGGGTCTTCGTCGTCTAATAAGGTCGTCACCAACGCCCTTTTGACGCCAGGGGACCTGGTCCTTTATGACCGCAACAATCACAAGTCCGTGGCCCTCGGGGCCCTCATCCAGGCCGGGGCGACGCCGGTTTATTTGGAAACGGCCCGCAATCCCTATGGTTTTATCGGCGGCATTGACGCCCATTGCTTCGATGAAACGTATCTGCGCCAATTGGCAGCCGAACGGGATCCGGAAAAAGCTAAGGCCCAACGACCTTTCCGCCTGGCTGTTATCCAGCTCGGTACTTATGACGGGACGCTGTATAATGCCCGCTATGTCGTCGACCGTATCGGTCATCTCTGCGATTATATCCTCTTTGATTCGGCCTGGGTCGGCTATGAACAATTCATTCCTATGCTCAAGGACTGCTCGCCGCTGCTCCTCGATTTGCATGAAGATGACCCGGGAATCATGGTCGTCCAGTCGGTCCATAAGCAGCAGGCCGGTTTTTCTCAGGCTTCGCAGATTCACAAAAAGGATAATCATATCCATAACCAGTCACGCTACTGTAACCACAAGACTTTCAACAACGCCTTCATGGCCAACGCCTCGACGAGTCCTTTTTATCCTATGTTCGCAACGATTGCCGTCAATGCCAAAATCCATGCCGGTGCGGCTGGCCGCAAGATGTGGATGGACTGTGTGAAAATGGGTATCGAAGCCCGCAAGGATATCCTGCGCCGCTGCCATTATATCCGGCCTTTCGTAGCGCCGACGGTCCACGGCAAACCCTGGCAGGATGGCAATACCGATGACATGGCCAATGACCTGGCTTATTTCACCTTTGAACCGGACGCCAAATGGCATGCCTTCGAAGGCTACGGGCCGGGACAATATCTCGTCGACCCGTGCAAGCTCCTCTTGACGACGCCAGGCATCAACGCCGAATCGGGACAGTACGAGGATTTCGGCATCCATGCCAATATCTTGGCGACGTATCTGCGCGGCAACGGCGTCATTCCGGAAAAATGCGATTTGAACTCAATCCTTTTCTTGCTGACACCGGCTGAAAATAAGAATAAGATGCGCCTCCTCGTATCCCAGCTGGTCCGCTTCGAACGCTTCGTCGACCATGACGTCCCCATGCAGGAAGTCCTTCTCGGCGTCTACAACTCGCATCCGGACCGCTATGCAGGCTATACAATCCGCCAGCTTTGCCAGGAAATGCACGATTTCTATAAGGTACGGAACGTCAAGGACCTGCAGAAGAAACTTTTCCGCCGCCAATACTTCCCGGAATACGCCATGAATGCCCAGGAAGCGCAATACGCCTTTATCCGTGGCCAGGGCGAACTCGTGCCCCTCGATGAAATCGAAGGCCGTATCGCCCTCGAAGGGGCCCTGCCCTATCCGCCGGGCGTCCTCTGCGTCGTCCCGGGTGAACGCTGGTCCCATACGGCCGTCCAGTACTTCAAGGCATTGGAAGAAGGCCTCAATGAATTGCCAGGTTTCGCCTCGGAAATCCAGGGCGTCTACCTGGAAAAAGAAGACGACGGCCGCATCCACGCTTATGGGTATGTGCTGAAGGAATAG